In the genome of Streptomyces sp. P3, the window ATCGGCCTGCGTCATGTCCAGGACGACGCGGGCCCTTCCCTCGACGATCCCGGCCGAGACCGGGAGGCCGACCAGAGCGCCGGCCGGCACGTCGTCGCGTCGGTACGCCCCGGTGAGGGCCTCGCCGTCCGAGGTGAGGACCCGGGGCGGCGTCAGCGCGTGGTACGACCGGAACGCTTCCTTGCGCCGCTGGATGAGCTGTTCGTCCAACTGGTTCGAGCGCGAGACGTCGTGGAACTCCTGGAACGTGAGGTAGAAGACGTCCTCCACCGCGGCGAGCACACCGGCCCGGACGAGGCGTTCGGCCTCCCTCAGCAGGGCCTGCTTGTAGAGGAAGTAGCGGCTGATGATGCCGTACTTGGGGTACTCCCGGTACCCGATGAAGGCTCGGACCTGGTCGATCATCCGCTGCGTCTCGTCGGCCTTGCGGTCACCGTCCGGCAGGGCCCGCAGGCGTGACACCACCTCGGCCGCCTTCTTCCGCGCCTTCTGCCGGCCCTCCTCGAAGCGCCGCTCGGCGGTGCCGGGCTCGATGTTCCTGACGTTGTCGAGGATCACGGGCACGAGCGTGTCGGGCCGCTCGCGCCAACGTGGTCGTGTGATGTCGATCTCGCCGACGCAGCGCATGCCGTACCGGTCGAGGTACGCCTCGATGGCGTCGCGCGCCTCGGCCCCGCCCGCGAGTCCGGCCAGTCCGTCGAGGAAGTCCTCGTCCCGGACGCCCTGCAGGAACGCCACCACCTCCGGATACGGGCGGATCACGTCCGCGACGTCGAGCAGCGCGAGGCCCATCTCCGACGTGACGTTGTCGGGGGCGGAGAGCGTGAGCGTGTCGGCCGCGTTCTTCTCGCCCAGCCACTCCCGCAGCCTGTCGTTGAGCCACCAGGTGCCCTCCATCGCCACCATGATCGCCCGGATGTTCAACGGATCGCTGAGGACGCGCTTGTGCTCCTCGAAGGCCGCCGACAGCAAGTCGAACAGCGCCGGTCCGCTCTTGGTGCGGAGGTCGCGCTCCAGGGCGGCGACGGACTCCTGGCTGCGGCCGATCAGTTCGCCGACGACGGACGGATCGGTCTCGGTCGGGTCGAACGCACCGCCGACCGGCGGCCCGCCGGGAGCAGTGCCGGGCAGCGACGTCACGAAGTCGTCGCGCTCGAGGACGGTCTCCAGCGCGTCCCTGGTCAGCGGATCGCCCCTCCCGATGACGTCCAGGAGGCCGGCGCGGCTCGCCGGCGAGGCCAGGCGCGGGGTGACGTCGACGAACAGCCGCCCTCCTGCCTCGTGCATCGGGACCATGGCCGTCCGCCGCCACATGGACAGCCCCAGGGGCTTCATGGGGTCGGTCATCATCTGCCCATGACCGACGGAGACGTAGACGCGGTTCTCCCGGTCGCCGGCCTCGCGGACGGGGACCGGGAACAGCGTCGTGATCGGCCGGCTCTGGACGATCCGGAAGTCGCCGTCGACGAGGCACCACTCGATGTCCTGCGGGCAGCCGAAGTGCGCTTCGATCCGCCGCCCTATCCCGACGAGCCGCACGGCCTGCGCATCCGTCAGCGCCGGCTGCTCCTGCCGCTGCGGGTCGACGGCCACCTCTCGCGTACCGCCGCCCGGCAGCGCGTGCAGAGCCCGGTGTTTGGCGGCGATCGTCCTCGCGACGACCTCGCCGTCGCGCACCCTGAGGACGTCCGGGTTCACCAGGCCGGAGACGAGGGCCTCGCCGAGGCCGAAGCCGGCGTCCACGGTGGCGACCTTCCGGTTGCCGGTGACGGGGTCGGCCGTGAACAGGATGCCGGACGCCTCGGGGAAGACCATCTGCTGCACGACCACGGCCATGTGCACCGTGCGGTGGTCGATCCCGTTGCGCCGGCGGTACACCACGGCGCGCTCGGTGAACAGCGAGGCCCAGCACCGGCTGACATGGCGGAGAACCGCCGCCGGTCCCACGACGTTCAGATACGTGTCCTGCTGGCCGGCGAAGGACGCCGTCGGAAGGTCCTCCGCCGTCGCGCTGGAGCGAACGGCCCAGGCGGTCCCCTCACCCAGCCCGGCGAGCGCCCCGGCGATCGCTTCCGCCAACTCGCCCGGAACGGCGATCCCTTCGATGGTCCGGCGGATCTCCGCACTCAGCGTGCGGACCGCCTCCGCGTCCTCCGGGTCCAGACGCGCCAGCCGATCCAGTCGATCGTCCATCGACGGCGCCTGTGCCATGATCCGCCGGAAGGCGTCCGTCGTCACACAGAACCCGGCCGGTACACGGACACCCTCGATCCGCGACAGTTCGCCGAGGTTCGCGCCCTTGCCGCCGACGGCCGCGGCCTGCGTGTTGTCGACGTCGTGAAGATCCCACACGTACGGCCCGTTCATCGCCGTGCCTTTGCGACAGCCGTGTCCCGTCGCATCGCACCGGCCGATCTCGTCGTCGGCGCGGACGCCCTCGGCGGCCACACCGTCCCCACCGCTGGTCCGACGTCATCGCGTCCCCGGTACGTCGACAACACACGCACGTAAGTGCCCTCATTTCCGCAGGTTGTGGCCTTGGCCGAAGATTTTGCGGCATCACCCGGGCCTTGCCGCAAGCCCCCCGGTGCGCTATACGTTGAGAAGGGTGAGGAGAGAGTTCCTTGCCCTCGTCCTTTTTCCGGGCGGCGATTCGGGGCAGGAGACCGGGCGACGCCGTCCCGGAGCAACGGGAGCGGACCAGGTCGCCCGCGCACGGGACGGAAATCGTGCGCCTCGCCTTCCCGGTGGGCACGGACAGGCGCATACCGGCGCGGGCCGATGCGGCGTCAGGCGGGCTGCGGGGCGGGTGGCGTCGAACTGGCCGCGGTCCTGCGGGTCTCGCGCGCCGTCGGCAGGCCGTTGACCACGACCGGTGTCGCGTCGCGGGTCACTTTGCGGGTCACTTTGCGGGTCTTCGTCGGGAACGCGGTCGTGGGACGTGAGCCGCGGCCGCGTTCCCGGATGTCTTTCGGTCGCCGGCCGGCGGGCGACTCCGGCATCAGGCGAGGGCGGCGACGAGCAGGGCGAAGGCCGCGATGATGACGGCGACGCGGACGTAGTGGAAGCGGTTCCAGCGGTTCAGCTGTTCTTTCCAGTCGGCGGGCCGGTTCCCGGGGGTCCACGCCTTGTTCCGGTTGTTGATCGGGACGAGCAGCAGGATCGACATGACCACGCTGAGGATCAGCAGTCCGGCGGCGGTGACGACGAGACCGGTGCCCGCGTGATGCCGTCCGGCGACGGCCCAGACCGCGACGAGGACGAGCGAGCCGATGTACCAGACCGGCATGACCGCGCCCAGCATCCGGCCCCCGTGGGCGTGGCCGAGCTGGGCGCTGTCCTCGGGGAGCGCGTTGAGGATCGGGTTGATGACGAAGGCGACGGAGAACTCCACCCCCACCATCACGCCGACGACCACGGTGGTGAACACTTCGAGTGCGTTGAGCATGATGATCCCTCCAGGAATCTAGCGGCGCTAGATGACATGGCAACGCTAGTACTGCTGCCGCTCGGTTGTCTAGCGATGCTAGGATCTGTGTATGTCGGTACAGGAACGCAAGGAGCGGGAACGGGCGGCGCGCGAGCGCCTCATCGTGGCGACAGCCCGCGAACTCGCCGAGCAGCAGGGCTGGGACGCGGTCACCACCCGCCGGCTCGCCGAGCGCATCGAGTACAGCCAGCCCGTCCTCTACAGCCACTTCCGCGGCAAACGCGAGATCATCGGTGCCGTCGCCCTCGAA includes:
- the rph gene encoding rifamycin-inactivating phosphotransferase, producing the protein MNGPYVWDLHDVDNTQAAAVGGKGANLGELSRIEGVRVPAGFCVTTDAFRRIMAQAPSMDDRLDRLARLDPEDAEAVRTLSAEIRRTIEGIAVPGELAEAIAGALAGLGEGTAWAVRSSATAEDLPTASFAGQQDTYLNVVGPAAVLRHVSRCWASLFTERAVVYRRRNGIDHRTVHMAVVVQQMVFPEASGILFTADPVTGNRKVATVDAGFGLGEALVSGLVNPDVLRVRDGEVVARTIAAKHRALHALPGGGTREVAVDPQRQEQPALTDAQAVRLVGIGRRIEAHFGCPQDIEWCLVDGDFRIVQSRPITTLFPVPVREAGDRENRVYVSVGHGQMMTDPMKPLGLSMWRRTAMVPMHEAGGRLFVDVTPRLASPASRAGLLDVIGRGDPLTRDALETVLERDDFVTSLPGTAPGGPPVGGAFDPTETDPSVVGELIGRSQESVAALERDLRTKSGPALFDLLSAAFEEHKRVLSDPLNIRAIMVAMEGTWWLNDRLREWLGEKNAADTLTLSAPDNVTSEMGLALLDVADVIRPYPEVVAFLQGVRDEDFLDGLAGLAGGAEARDAIEAYLDRYGMRCVGEIDITRPRWRERPDTLVPVILDNVRNIEPGTAERRFEEGRQKARKKAAEVVSRLRALPDGDRKADETQRMIDQVRAFIGYREYPKYGIISRYFLYKQALLREAERLVRAGVLAAVEDVFYLTFQEFHDVSRSNQLDEQLIQRRKEAFRSYHALTPPRVLTSDGEALTGAYRRDDVPAGALVGLPVSAGIVEGRARVVLDMTQADLETGDILVTTYTDPSWSPLFVGITGLVTEVGGLMTHGAVIAREYGLPAVVGVERATRLIRDGQRIRVHATDGYVEILP
- a CDS encoding DUF1772 domain-containing protein yields the protein MLNALEVFTTVVVGVMVGVEFSVAFVINPILNALPEDSAQLGHAHGGRMLGAVMPVWYIGSLVLVAVWAVAGRHHAGTGLVVTAAGLLILSVVMSILLLVPINNRNKAWTPGNRPADWKEQLNRWNRFHYVRVAVIIAAFALLVAALA